From the Ascaphus truei isolate aAscTru1 chromosome 15, aAscTru1.hap1, whole genome shotgun sequence genome, one window contains:
- the LOC142466871 gene encoding uncharacterized protein LOC142466871: MEKMRTEQSCNIPINMTENASSNQSRQLINNVTASHSQKYILADATGKDLGESGKILTWLSDQNLQKRTQTGERPHECGKGFSDLLSLDTHKRTHTGERPHVCGECGKGFSVSSNLNKHMSTHTGERPHVCGECGNRFSRLFNLNTHMRTHTGERPHVCGQCGKGFGQLSSLNTHMRTHTGERPHVCGECGKGFSLSSSLNTHMRTHTGERPHVCGECGKGFSLSSSLNTHMRTHTGERPHVCGECGKGFSMSSSLNTHMRAHTGERPHVCGECGKRFSQLSSLNTHVRTHTGERPHVCGECGKGFSRLFNLNTHQRTHTGERPHVCVECGRGFSDLSSLDTHMRTHKGERLHVCGECGKGFSRLCHLNIHKRTHTGERPHVCGECGKGFSQLSSLNTHVRTHTGERPHVCGECGKGFSLSSNLNTHMSTHTGERPHVCGECGKGFSQLSRLKTHMRTHRGERLHVCGECGKGFSVSSSLNTHMRTHTGERPHVCGKCGNGFSRLSTLNTHMSTHTGERPHVCGECGKGFSQLYSLNTHMRTHRGERPHVCGECGKGFSVSSSLNTHMRTHTGERPHVCGKCGNGFSRLSTLNTHMRTHTGERPHVCGECGKGFSVSSSLNTHMRTHTGERPHVCGECGNRFSRLSNLNTHMRTHRGETACMWEGI; encoded by the coding sequence atggaaaagatgaggacagaacaatcttgcaacattccaataaatatgacagaaaatgcatcttccaaccagtcaaggcaattaataaacaatgtaactgcttcacattcccaaaaatatatattagcagatgccacaggaaaagatcttggagaaagtgggaagattctgacttggttatcagaccagaacctACAGAAGAGGACACAGACCGGAGAGAGACCAcatgaatgtgggaagggatttagtgacttattgagcctggacacacacaagaggacacacacaggagagagaccgcatgtatgtggggaatgtgggaagggatttagtgtgtcatccaacCTGAACAAACACAtgagcacacacacaggggagagaccgcatgtatgtggggaatgtgggaacagatttagtcggttattcaacctgaacacacatatgaggacacacacaggggagagaccgcatgtatgtgggcaatgtgggaagggatttggtcagttatccagcctgaacacacatatgaggacacacacaggggagagaccgcatgtatgtggggaatgtgggaagggatttagtttgtcatccagcctgaacacacacatgaggacacacacaggggagagaccgcatgtatgtggggaatgtgggaagggatttagtttgtcatccagcctgaacacacacatgaggacacacacaggggagagaccgcatgtatgtggggaatgtgggaaaggatttagtatgtcatccagcctgaacacacacatgagggcacacacaggggagagaccacatgtatgtggggaatgtgggaagagatttagtcagttatccagcctgaacacacatgtgaggacacacacaggggagagaccgcatgtatgtggggaatgtgggaagggatttagtcgatTATTTAACCTGAACACAcaccagaggacacacacaggggagagaccacatgtatgtgtggAATGTGGGAGGGGATTTAGTGATttatccagcctggacacacacatgaggacacacaaaggggagagactgcatgtatgtggggaatgtgggaagggatttagtaggTTATgccacctgaacatacacaagaggacacacacaggggagagaccgcatgtatgtggggaatgtgggaagggatttagtcagttatccagcttGAACACACAcgtgaggacacacacaggggagagaccgcatgtatgtggggaatgtgggaagggatttagtttgtcatccaacctgaacacacacatgagcacacacacaggggagagaccgcatgtatgtggggaatgtgggaagggatttagtcagttatcgcGCTTGAaaacacacatgaggacacacagaggtgagagactgcatgtatgtggggaatgtgggaagggatttagtgtgtcatccagcctgaacacacacatgaggacccacacaggggagagaccgcatgtatgtgggaaaTGTGGGAATGGATTTAGTCGATTATCcaccctgaacacacacatgagcacacacacaggggagagaccgcatgtatgtggggaatgtgggaagggatttagtcagttatacagcctgaacacacacatgaggacacacagaggtgagagaccgcatgtatgtggggaatgtgggaagggatttagtgtgtcatccagcctgaacacacacatgaggacccacacaggggagagaccgcatgtatgtgggaaaTGTGGGAATGGATTTAGTCGATTATCcaccctgaacacacacatgaggacacacacaggggagagaccgcatgtgtgtggggaatgtgggaagggatttagtgtgtcatccagcctgaacacacacatgaggacacacacaggggagagaccgcatgtatgtggggaatgtgggaacagATTTAGTCGATTATcaaacctgaacacacacatgaggacacacaggggagagaccgcatgtatgtgggaagggatttaa